The following proteins are co-located in the Nerophis ophidion isolate RoL-2023_Sa linkage group LG04, RoL_Noph_v1.0, whole genome shotgun sequence genome:
- the LOC133550827 gene encoding uncharacterized protein LOC133550827 isoform X1: protein MGVVPSELDVVIEEDEDVCNHHLDPNNQIEWEPNNDPSLQDDINVLNSNTNTQASTQHHDVLGGATPSGECLDFSEVVGVMQNQPSTADQSISNETQRGDGVNVLRRETFNNIQLSSVLTFPQNNDVTDYATFYRGVLGSLKKLTQMVTKEARPGDIIQLELSGESANQHTSFTFRNDAGAVMNAFQDVLDLLVQSNVEILNDEEIQVMVQVIHNPRGGVRRKIETLLEHEIRRKKARYLYNPLNSNNQLCFAISLASLLHPEFTDSQAVAEAEKIQRKAGLDEQTSVTFSHIREFEKVVRRKIVILYREEGQRPLSRFETDYPKSENPLYLYLSQNHYSGIINIKGFLSKPHVCHYCYQGYDKPDRHKCDGYCLVCTQNGCVKIEGKTVLCRDCNMWCRSPACLLRHRVKHRVMEKLVSNCDRRKKCLKCNLFYDVPVATGIAKHTCPKLKCQICKEELPRSDSETPETRHLCYIQPQPREVNHNDNIIFYDFETFVDDNHTHIPFLVCTKTLQGEEWCAFGLDCVTVFLNHFRKPRYLKSTFIAHNSRGFDGYLILRGMVRLGIAPLIIMQGSKVLCFKDPDFLQKYIDSLSFLTMPLSAMPKALGLGDCWSKGYFPHKFSSEEHLNYVGKYPAISNYGVERMTPVERTKFETWYQNEKSEVFDFQKQAVHYCKNDVNVLREGCIKFRAEFTSETGVDPFSRITIASACMKVFVTNFLEPRSLAIPSPDNYRGLCKKYSHTSIQWLEWESHRRGIFIQHALNKGEKQMGAYFVDGFAIIGGKPFVWEFQGCFYHGCPTCFEPGAVCPLTNTPFEELHKATEKKMKALKRDHKVNIIVIREHEWNEMKKSNPRVIDFLKTRNYPAPLMPRDALYGGRTSAFCLRHTAGENQRVLYEDVTSLYPYVNSAFPYPLGHPVIIHTDFDDVGNYFGLVRAVVHPPRGLYFPVLPYRTVKGKLVFTLCRTCAENNNQQEPCEHDEEGRALTGVWVTLEFNKALQLGYRVGKITEVWHFEERSETVFTGYVQTFLKGKQEASGYPKEAVDAESREKYIREYRENQGIQLDAEKIEPNPAKRQMSKLCLNSLWGKFAERCNRTQTTLVRKSEVFFDFVFSGKYQVEYFSFLNEQIAMVQWQYSKNSVVLPGNTNNVFVAAFTTAYARLKMYGYLEGLQERVLYTDTDSLIYTVNEGEVSLETGSYLGDLTDELGGDSIHEFVSAGPKSYAYHTLQGKKTVLRAKGITQTRECCERVNFDSVKDLVEGYLEEDKTGAIYTPHHQIVRDKRGFLLNNSSFEKKFRVVYDKRRLFPDGKTLPFGY, encoded by the coding sequence atgggtgtagttccatctgaattagatgtagttattgaagaagatgaagacgtttgtaatcatcatttagatccaaacaaccagatagaatgggaaccaaacaatgatccgtctttgcaagatgatattaatgtgttaaattcaaacacaaacacacaagcctctacacagcatcacgatgtgttgggaggggcgacaccctcgggggaatgtttggatttttcggaggtggtgggggtcatgcagaaccaaccgtcaacggctgaccaatcaatttcaaatgagacccagaggggtgatggggtaaatgtcttgaggagggaaacattcaacaatatacaactatccagcgttttaacttttcctcaaaacaacgatgtaacagattacgccacattttaccgcggagtcttggggagccttaaaaagctgacacagatggtaactaaggaagctagacccggcgatatcattcaattggagttatccggtgaaagtgcaaatcaacacacttcatttacatttcgaaacgatgccggggctgtgatgaatgcttttcaagatgtgttagatctgttggtacaatcaaacgttgaaatattgaacgatgaagaaatacaggtgatggtccaggtgatacataaccctcgaggtggtgtaagaagaaaaatcgaaacccttttggaacatgaaatccgcagaaaaaaagctcgttatctttacaatccattaaactcgaataatcaactatgttttgccattagcctagcaagtctgttacatcctgaatttacagatagccaggctgtggcggaggctgaaaaaatacagagaaaagcgggcttagacgaacagacttccgtcactttcagtcatattcgtgaatttgaaaaagtggtacgtcgtaaaattgtcatactgtacagagaagagggccaacgacccctctcacggttcgagacggattaccccaaatcagaaaatccgttgtatctgtatttatctcagaatcattacagcggtatcattaacattaaaggttttttgtcaaaaccgcacgtttgtcactactgttaccaagggtacgacaaacccgacagacacaaatgcgacggctattgcttggtctgtacacaaaacgggtgtgtaaaaatagaggggaaaactgtgctttgcagggattgcaacatgtggtgtcgttctcctgcatgtctcctcagacacagggtaaaacaccgggttatggaaaaactcgtcagcaactgcgatcggcgaaagaaatgccttaaatgcaacctattttacgatgtacctgtggctacaggtatcgctaaacacacgtgccctaagttaaaatgtcaaatatgtaaagaagagctacctcgcagtgactcagagacacctgaaacacgacatctttgctatatacaaccccaaccacgtgaagtaaaccacaatgataatatcatattctatgattttgagacgtttgtcgatgacaatcacactcacattccctttctagtctgtaccaagacgctgcaaggagaagagtggtgtgcttttggactggattgtgttacagttttcctcaatcatttcaggaaacctcgttatcttaaatctacatttatagcccacaattcgagaggatttgacggttacttgattctgagaggcatggtacggctgggtatagcacccttaattatcatgcaggggagtaaagttctctgttttaaagaccctgattttttgcaaaaatacattgactcgctttccttccttaccatgccgcttagcgctatgccaaaagcgttaggactcggtgattgctggtccaaggggtattttcctcacaaatttagttcggaggaacatttaaattatgtcggaaaataccccgcaatcagcaattacggtgtagaacgcatgacacctgttgaacgcaccaagtttgagacgtggtatcaaaatgagaaaagcgaggtctttgattttcaaaaacaagcggtacactactgtaaaaacgacgtcaatgttcttcgtgagggttgcatcaaatttagagccgagtttacgagcgagacgggtgttgaccccttctcccgtatcaccatagcctcggcctgcatgaaggtgtttgtgactaatttcctcgagccgcgttctctagccataccttccccggataactaccgagggttgtgtaaaaaatactcacacaccagcatccaatggttagaatgggagtcgcatcgtcgtggtattttcattcagcatgctttaaacaaaggcgaaaaacagatgggggcatactttgtggatgggtttgctataatcggtggcaaaccattcgtctgggaatttcaggggtgtttttatcacggatgcccgacgtgtttcgaacccggtgctgtatgccctttgacaaacacaccgttcgaggagttgcacaaggctaccgagaaaaaaatgaaagcgttaaagcgtgaccacaaggtcaacatcatcgtcatcagagagcacgagtggaatgaaatgaaaaaatcaaaccctagggtaatagactttctcaaaacacgcaattaccccgcacctctcatgcctcgagacgctctttatggaggtaggacaagcgccttttgcttgaggcacacggcgggtgagaaccagcgtgtattgtatgaggatgtcacctctctctacccgtacgtcaacagcgcatttccttaccccctgggtcatcctgtcatcatccacacggattttgacgatgttggaaactatttcggtctggtcagagccgttgttcaccctcctcgaggtctctatttccctgtgctaccctacagaacggtcaagggtaaactagtgtttacactttgccgcacatgcgcagaaaacaataaccagcaggaaccctgcgaacatgatgaggaaggaagggcattgacgggagtctgggtcacgctcgaattcaacaaagctttacagttgggatacagagtcggtaagattacggaggtgtggcactttgaagaacggagcgaaaccgtttttacgggttatgttcaaactttcctaaagggtaagcaagaagcttcagggtatcccaaagaagccgtcgatgcagaaagcagggaaaagtacattcgtgaatatcgtgaaaatcagggaatacagctggatgctgaaaaaatcgaacccaaccctgccaagagacaaatgtcaaaactctgtttaaacagcctttggggaaagtttgcggagaggtgcaatagaactcagaccaccttggtgagaaaaagtgaagtatttttcgactttgtattttcaggaaaatatcaggttgaatatttttcctttctcaacgagcaaattgctatggtgcaatggcaatacagtaaaaacagcgtggtgcttcccggtaacacaaataatgtatttgtcgctgcttttaccaccgcttacgcacgtttgaaaatgtacggttacctagaggggttgcaagagagagttctttacacagacaccgatagtttaatctacacggtaaacgagggggaagtttctctggagacggggtcctatctaggcgatttgacggatgagttgggaggagacagcattcacgaattcgtctccgccggtccaaagagttatgcctaccataccctgcagggtaaaaaaactgtgctgcgtgccaaaggaatcactcaaacccgcgagtgttgtgagagggtcaactttgacagcgttaaagatttggtggagggctatctggaggaagacaaaacaggtgcgatctacacccctcatcaccaaattgttcgtgataaaagggggttccttttaaataactcgtctttcgaaaaaaagtttcgagtggtgtatgacaaaagacgtctctttcccgacgggaaaactttacctttcgggtattag
- the LOC133550827 gene encoding uncharacterized protein LOC133550827 isoform X2: MKVEHRVEIHPPPRDLLTESPILLSDDDEVKDEELCLIDLTKLEDDYREDSPEETNAIPLTQSQSDFPFTSLAHWSPLTLEGPSTAIPGRGEGLIAPKTPDIESLLRGEIIENDGECPTGTRCNKRRRKRRCARQLDKHDRNRRRLKQYYRILARTLMKMADMI; this comes from the exons atgaaag tcgaacatcgagttgaaattcacccaccaccaagggatctcctaacagagtctccaatccttttgt ccgatgacgacgaagtgaaagacgaagaactttgtttgatcgatcttacaaagttggaagatgattatcgag aggattcgccggaagagaccaacgcgatccctttaacccaatcgcagtctg attttccgtttacatctcttgctcactggtctcccttaacgctggagggtccgtcaacggccattccaggcagaggagaaggcttgattgcgccaaagactccagacatcgaatccttgctccgtggggaaatcatcgaaaacgacggtgaatgtccaacaggcacccgct gcaacaaacgcaggaggaagcgtagatgcgcccgccagctcgacaaacatgatagaaacagaagaaggctgaaacagtactatcgtatactggctcgcactctcatgaagatggcagacatgatttga